In Comamonadaceae bacterium OS-1, a single window of DNA contains:
- the exbD_2 gene encoding biopolymer transport protein ExbD, which yields MNFRHRRQEEPEINLIPFIDVLLVVLIFLMLSTTYSKFTELQITLPVANTDAQRDYPKEIVVAVSSDGRYAINKGAVDGRSIEALSLALVNAAHGSKDMVVIISADASATHQSVITVMEAARRSGLNQITFATQATPK from the coding sequence ATGAACTTTCGCCACCGCCGCCAGGAAGAGCCCGAGATCAACCTCATCCCGTTCATCGACGTGCTGCTGGTGGTGCTGATCTTTTTGATGCTGTCCACCACCTACAGCAAGTTCACCGAGCTGCAGATCACCCTGCCGGTGGCCAACACCGATGCCCAGCGCGACTACCCCAAGGAAATCGTCGTCGCCGTCAGCAGCGATGGCCGCTACGCCATCAACAAGGGCGCGGTCGATGGCCGCAGTATCGAAGCCCTGTCGCTGGCCCTGGTCAATGCCGCCCATGGCAGCAAAGACATGGTGGTCATCATCAGCGCCGATGCCAGCGCCACCCACCAATCGGTCATCACCGTGATGGAAGCCGCCCGCCGCTCGGGGCTGAACCAGATCACCTTTGCCACCCAGGCCACACCGAAGTAG
- the lexA gene encoding LexA repressor, translating to MDLPHLPFFPAKLTARQQQILELIQSAIARTGAPPTRAEIANTLGFKSANAAEEHLQALARKGAIELVSGTSRGIRLKSDTLRSINESRLHNAITQLALPLIGRVAAGSPILAQEHVDQTYHVEASMFRHKPDYLLKVRGMSMRDIGILDGDLLAVQSATDAKNGQIVVARLGDDVTVKRLRRTKNLIELLPENPDYPTIVVNPEESFAIEGLAVGLIRNTLLM from the coding sequence ATGGATCTGCCCCATCTTCCATTTTTCCCCGCCAAACTCACCGCCCGCCAGCAGCAGATTCTGGAGCTGATCCAGTCCGCCATCGCCCGTACCGGCGCGCCACCCACCCGGGCCGAAATCGCCAACACCCTGGGCTTCAAGTCGGCCAACGCCGCCGAAGAGCACCTGCAGGCCCTGGCCCGCAAAGGCGCCATCGAGCTGGTCAGCGGCACCTCGCGCGGCATCCGCCTCAAAAGCGACACCTTGCGCTCCATCAACGAGTCGCGCCTGCACAACGCCATCACCCAGCTGGCCCTGCCCCTGATTGGCCGGGTGGCGGCAGGCTCCCCGATTTTGGCGCAGGAACATGTGGACCAAACCTACCACGTCGAAGCCAGCATGTTCCGCCACAAACCTGATTACCTGCTCAAGGTGCGCGGCATGTCCATGCGCGACATCGGCATCCTCGACGGCGACCTGCTGGCCGTGCAATCCGCCACCGATGCCAAAAACGGCCAGATCGTGGTGGCCCGCCTGGGCGACGATGTCACCGTCAAACGCTTGCGCCGCACCAAAAACCTCATCGAGCTGCTGCCCGAAAACCCCGACTACCCCACCATCGTGGTCAACCCGGAAGAAAGCTTCGCCATCGAAGGCCTGGCGGTCGGGCTCATCCGCAACACCTTGCTGATGTAG
- the tolQ_2 gene encoding Tol-Pal system protein TolQ: protein MALVIERFLSLKTSKIVPPKLLNEVLTVSQTSIPAPGIVNQLAQNSSLGEVLASGLRVLNTHPKCSDEDVRAAMESAGRSVAHKLEKYLSALATIASAAPLLGLLGTVIGMIDIFGSQGNGGGMGGNPAQLAHGISVALYNTAFGLIVAIPSLIFWRYFRARVDEYLMTLELAADQFARHLNAVRKRP, encoded by the coding sequence ATGGCCCTGGTGATTGAGCGCTTTCTGAGCCTCAAGACCTCCAAAATTGTGCCGCCCAAGCTCCTCAACGAGGTGCTGACGGTATCGCAAACCAGCATTCCCGCCCCCGGCATCGTCAACCAGCTGGCGCAAAACTCCAGCCTGGGTGAAGTACTGGCCAGTGGCCTGCGGGTGCTCAACACCCACCCCAAATGCAGCGACGAGGATGTGCGCGCCGCCATGGAAAGCGCGGGCCGCTCGGTGGCCCACAAGCTGGAGAAATACCTCAGCGCCCTGGCCACCATCGCCTCGGCCGCGCCCCTGCTGGGCCTGCTGGGCACGGTGATCGGCATGATCGACATCTTTGGCTCGCAGGGCAACGGCGGCGGCATGGGCGGCAACCCGGCGCAGCTGGCGCACGGCATCTCGGTGGCGCTGTACAACACCGCGTTTGGTTTGATCGTGGCGATTCCCTCGCTGATCTTCTGGCGCTACTTCCGGGCCCGGGTGGACGAATACCTGATGACCCTGGAACTGGCCGCCGACCAGTTTGCCCGCCACCTGAACGCCGTGCGCAAGCGCCCCTGA
- the ansZ gene encoding L-asparaginase 2 codes for MAVNSSSSRIVVLGTGGTIAGRASRAGDNLGYTAGEVGVAQLLESLGGFAAGIDLVAEQVAQVDSKDMGFALWQQLAARCEHWLAQGDVAGIVITHGTDTLEETAYFLQAVLDPAKPVVLTCAMRPATALVPDGPQNLLDAVAVAATPGARGVVAVCAGNIHSARDVQKVHSYKVDAFASGDAGLVGLVEEGRVRLLRPWPSAADFYEENRPLALIQSAQAAIKSVVLGGLPASAWPRVEIVLNYAGASGLLVDALVAQGAQGVVVAGTGNGTLRAELQAALLRAMALGVQVRRSTRCVFGRVLGTGADAIPDAQGLSPVKARIALLLELLVQPA; via the coding sequence ATGGCCGTGAATTCAAGTTCTTCCAGGATCGTGGTGCTGGGCACGGGCGGCACGATTGCGGGCCGCGCCAGCCGCGCGGGCGATAACCTGGGCTATACCGCGGGCGAGGTGGGCGTGGCCCAGCTGCTGGAGTCGCTGGGAGGCTTTGCAGCCGGGATAGATCTGGTGGCCGAGCAGGTGGCGCAGGTGGACAGCAAGGACATGGGTTTTGCCCTGTGGCAGCAATTGGCGGCGCGCTGCGAGCACTGGCTGGCCCAGGGCGACGTGGCGGGCATTGTCATCACCCACGGTACCGACACGCTGGAGGAAACCGCGTACTTTTTGCAGGCGGTGCTGGACCCGGCCAAGCCGGTGGTGCTGACCTGTGCCATGCGCCCGGCCACGGCCCTGGTGCCCGACGGGCCGCAGAACCTGCTGGATGCCGTGGCGGTGGCTGCTACACCAGGCGCACGTGGCGTGGTGGCGGTGTGCGCGGGCAACATCCACAGCGCACGCGATGTGCAAAAGGTGCACAGTTACAAGGTAGATGCGTTTGCCTCGGGCGACGCGGGCCTGGTCGGCTTGGTGGAGGAGGGCCGGGTACGGCTGCTGCGGCCCTGGCCGTCGGCGGCGGATTTTTATGAAGAAAATAGGCCTCTTGCGCTTATTCAATCAGCACAAGCAGCTATCAAAAGTGTAGTTTTGGGAGGTCTGCCTGCCAGTGCCTGGCCGCGGGTGGAGATCGTGTTGAACTACGCCGGGGCCAGCGGTTTGCTGGTAGATGCTTTGGTGGCCCAGGGCGCGCAAGGCGTCGTGGTGGCAGGCACGGGCAACGGCACGCTGCGTGCCGAATTGCAAGCGGCCTTGCTGCGGGCCATGGCGCTGGGGGTGCAGGTGCGGCGCTCCACGCGCTGCGTGTTTGGCCGGGTGCTGGGGACAGGGGCGGACGCGATTCCCGATGCGCAGGGCTTGTCGCCGGTCAAGGCGCGGATTGCCCTGCTGCTGGAGCTGCTGGTCCAGCCGGCGTAA
- the glxR_2 gene encoding CRP-like cAMP-activated global transcriptional regulator, with protein sequence MDEPILTIDERAAINAGHWFASLSPSLRHDILRCAYVKRYQDNGLIAARGEPPEEWVACARGAVRVSSTSLSGKQITLTYMEPGTWFGDIAIFDGDRRTHDAYAHGETTLLCVAKADFKKILATHTELYEAMLRLQARRIRQLFGLVEDLNTLPLRARLAKQLLHLARSYGIPNLSNANEIRISLQLAQEELAQLLGASRQRVNQELKAMERDDVIAIETAGLMIRDRSALLRIVDADH encoded by the coding sequence ATGGACGAACCCATACTGACCATCGACGAACGTGCTGCGATCAATGCAGGGCATTGGTTTGCGTCGCTTTCGCCATCGCTGCGGCACGACATCCTGCGCTGTGCCTATGTCAAACGCTACCAGGACAACGGCCTGATTGCCGCGCGCGGCGAGCCGCCCGAGGAGTGGGTGGCCTGTGCCAGGGGCGCGGTGCGGGTGAGCTCCACCTCGCTCTCGGGCAAGCAGATCACCCTGACCTATATGGAGCCCGGCACCTGGTTTGGCGACATTGCCATTTTTGACGGCGACCGCCGCACCCACGATGCCTACGCGCACGGCGAAACCACCCTGCTGTGCGTCGCCAAGGCCGACTTCAAAAAGATACTGGCCACCCATACCGAGCTGTACGAGGCCATGCTGCGCCTGCAGGCCCGGCGTATCCGCCAGCTGTTTGGCCTGGTCGAAGACCTGAACACCCTGCCTTTGCGGGCCCGGCTGGCCAAGCAGCTGCTGCATCTGGCGCGCAGCTATGGCATTCCCAACCTGTCTAACGCCAATGAGATCCGCATCAGCCTGCAACTGGCCCAGGAAGAGCTGGCACAGTTGCTGGGCGCATCACGCCAGCGCGTCAACCAGGAGCTCAAGGCCATGGAGCGCGATGATGTGATTGCCATTGAAACCGCGGGCCTGATGATCCGTGACCGCTCAGCGCTGCTGCGCATCGTGGACGCGGACCACTGA
- the adk gene encoding adenylate kinase: MRLILLGAPGAGKGTQATFICQKYGIPQISTGDMLRAAVKAGTPLGLQADAVMKSGGLVSDDLIINLVKERLTQPDCVNGCLFDGFPRTLPQADAMKAAGVKLDYVLEIDVPFDSIIERMSGRRSHPASGRTYHVKFNPPKVEGLDDVTGEPLVQRPDDQEETVRKRLEVYSAQTRPLVDYYSSWARNEPNAAPKYRAISGTGSVEEITARAFAALAA, encoded by the coding sequence ATGAGACTGATTTTGTTGGGTGCACCCGGTGCCGGCAAAGGCACGCAAGCCACTTTTATCTGCCAGAAGTACGGCATCCCGCAAATCTCTACCGGTGACATGCTGCGCGCAGCCGTCAAGGCCGGTACGCCGCTGGGCCTGCAGGCCGACGCGGTGATGAAGTCCGGCGGTCTGGTCAGCGACGACCTGATCATCAACCTGGTCAAGGAACGCCTGACCCAGCCCGACTGCGTCAATGGCTGCCTGTTCGACGGCTTCCCCCGCACCTTGCCCCAGGCCGATGCCATGAAGGCCGCCGGGGTCAAGCTCGACTACGTGCTGGAAATCGACGTGCCCTTCGACTCCATCATCGAACGCATGAGTGGCCGCCGCTCGCACCCCGCCTCGGGCCGCACCTACCACGTCAAGTTCAACCCACCCAAGGTCGAAGGCCTGGACGACGTGACCGGCGAGCCCCTGGTGCAGCGCCCCGATGACCAGGAAGAAACCGTGCGCAAGCGGCTCGAGGTGTACAGCGCCCAGACCCGCCCGCTGGTCGATTACTACTCCAGCTGGGCCCGCAACGAGCCCAACGCCGCCCCCAAGTACCGCGCCATCAGCGGCACTGGCAGCGTCGAGGAAATCACCGCCCGGGCTTTTGCCGCACTGGCTGCCTGA
- a CDS encoding superoxide dismutase [Fe], producing the protein MEHTLPALPYAIDALAPAYSQETLEFHHGKHHNAYVVNLNNLQKGTEFEALTLEEIIKKSSGGIYNNSAQIWNHTFFWNCMKPQGGGEPTGALAAAINAKFGSYAEFKAAFVKSAVGNFGSGWTWLVKKPDGSVDIVNTGAAGTPLTTADKALLTVDVWEHAYYIDYRNMRPKFVETFLDKLVNWGFAEANFA; encoded by the coding sequence ATGGAACATACCCTGCCAGCACTGCCTTACGCGATCGACGCTTTGGCCCCCGCGTACTCGCAAGAAACCCTGGAATTCCACCACGGCAAGCACCACAATGCCTACGTGGTCAACCTCAACAACCTGCAAAAGGGCACCGAGTTTGAAGCCCTGACGCTGGAAGAAATCATCAAGAAGTCCAGCGGCGGCATCTACAACAATTCGGCCCAGATCTGGAACCACACCTTCTTTTGGAACTGCATGAAGCCCCAGGGCGGCGGCGAACCCACCGGCGCGCTGGCGGCAGCCATCAACGCCAAGTTTGGCTCCTACGCTGAATTCAAGGCCGCTTTCGTCAAGTCGGCCGTGGGCAACTTCGGCTCCGGCTGGACCTGGCTGGTGAAGAAGCCGGATGGCAGCGTGGACATCGTCAACACCGGCGCTGCCGGCACGCCCCTGACCACCGCCGACAAGGCCCTGCTGACCGTGGACGTGTGGGAACACGCCTACTACATCGACTACCGCAACATGCGCCCCAAGTTTGTCGAAACCTTCCTCGACAAGCTGGTGAACTGGGGCTTTGCCGAAGCCAACTTCGCTTAA
- the icd_2 gene encoding isocitrate dehydrogenase [NADP], with product MYQHITVPAEGTKITVNADFSLNVPDQPIIPFIEGDGTGQDITPVMLKVVDAAVAKAYGGQKKIHWMEVFAGEKSTKVYGPDEWLPKETLEAIKDYVVSIKGPLTTPVGGGIRSLNVALRQELDLYVCLRPVQYFDGVPSPVKEPHKTDMVIFRENSEDIYAGIEFEAESDKAKKLIKFLQEEMGVKKIRFPNTSGIGIKPVSREGTERLVRKALQYTIDNDKPNLTIVHKGNIMKFTEGGFRDWAYALAQKEFGAELIDGGPWMRFKNPKSGKEIVVKDVIADAFLQQILLRPAEYSVIATLNLNGDYISDALAAQVGGIGIAPGANMSDSVACFEATHGTAPKYAGKDYVNPGSEILSAEMMLRHMGWFEAADLIIASMKRSIASKRVTYDFARLMEGATQVSCSGFGAVMIENM from the coding sequence ATGTACCAGCACATCACCGTCCCCGCTGAAGGCACAAAAATCACCGTCAACGCGGACTTTTCCCTGAACGTGCCTGACCAGCCCATCATCCCCTTCATCGAAGGCGATGGCACGGGCCAGGACATCACGCCGGTGATGCTGAAGGTGGTGGATGCAGCTGTGGCCAAGGCCTATGGCGGCCAGAAAAAAATCCACTGGATGGAAGTTTTTGCCGGTGAAAAGTCCACCAAGGTCTACGGCCCCGACGAATGGCTGCCCAAGGAAACCCTGGAGGCCATCAAGGACTACGTGGTGTCCATCAAGGGCCCGCTGACCACGCCCGTGGGCGGTGGCATCCGCTCGCTCAACGTGGCCCTGCGCCAGGAGCTGGACCTGTATGTGTGCCTGCGCCCGGTGCAGTACTTTGACGGCGTGCCCTCGCCGGTGAAAGAGCCGCACAAGACCGACATGGTGATCTTCCGCGAGAACTCCGAAGACATCTACGCCGGGATCGAGTTCGAAGCCGAGTCCGACAAGGCCAAAAAGCTCATCAAGTTCCTGCAGGAAGAAATGGGCGTGAAGAAAATCCGCTTCCCCAACACCTCGGGCATCGGCATCAAGCCTGTGTCGCGCGAAGGCACGGAGCGCCTGGTGCGCAAGGCCCTGCAGTACACCATCGACAATGACAAGCCCAACCTGACCATCGTGCACAAGGGCAACATCATGAAGTTCACCGAAGGTGGCTTCCGGGACTGGGCGTACGCGCTAGCGCAAAAAGAATTTGGTGCCGAGCTGATCGACGGCGGCCCGTGGATGCGTTTCAAGAACCCCAAGTCGGGCAAGGAAATCGTCGTCAAGGATGTGATTGCCGATGCGTTTTTGCAGCAAATCCTGCTGCGTCCCGCCGAATACAGCGTGATCGCCACGCTCAACCTGAACGGCGACTACATCTCGGACGCGCTGGCCGCCCAGGTCGGTGGCATTGGCATCGCCCCCGGTGCCAATATGTCGGATTCTGTGGCCTGCTTCGAAGCCACCCACGGCACTGCGCCCAAGTACGCGGGCAAGGACTACGTGAACCCCGGTTCCGAAATTCTGTCGGCCGAAATGATGCTGCGCCACATGGGCTGGTTCGAAGCCGCCGACCTGATCATCGCGTCCATGAAGCGCTCCATCGCCAGCAAAAGGGTCACCTACGACTTCGCCCGCTTGATGGAAGGCGCGACCCAGGTGAGTTGCTCGGGCTTTGGCGCGGTGATGATAGAGAACATGTAA
- the lpxK gene encoding tetraacyldisaccharide 4'-kinase, whose product MEQTLLRIWQRRGWQAWLLWPLSLLYGLLAGLRRLLYRFGLKKSGRVPVPVVVVGNVVAGGSGKTPVVMALVQHWTARGVRVGVVSRGYGRSSTDCREVHPDSLPADVGDEPALIQRSCQVPVFVARQRLQAAQALLAAYPATQLIVCDDGLQHHALRRDLEICIFDDRGVGNGFLLPAGPLRETWPRPVDLVLHSGAHPAFAGWRAQRRLADYAVRLDGSRVPLASLRGTPVLAVAAIAQPESFFSMLRASGLSLAETRALPDHYNFDSWSRSPDQHKIVICTEKDAVKLWQHQSDVLAIPLVLAIDAGFWAALDQRVDPWLSLTSP is encoded by the coding sequence GTGGAACAAACCCTGCTGCGCATCTGGCAGCGGCGCGGCTGGCAAGCCTGGCTGCTGTGGCCCTTGTCGCTGCTGTACGGCCTGCTGGCCGGGCTGCGCCGCCTGCTGTACCGCTTTGGTCTCAAAAAGTCTGGCCGCGTGCCGGTGCCGGTCGTCGTGGTCGGCAACGTGGTGGCGGGCGGCTCGGGCAAAACCCCGGTGGTGATGGCCCTGGTGCAGCACTGGACGGCGCGCGGCGTGCGCGTCGGCGTGGTGTCCCGTGGCTATGGCCGCAGCAGCACCGACTGCCGTGAAGTACACCCCGACAGCCTGCCCGCCGACGTGGGCGATGAGCCCGCGCTGATCCAGCGCAGTTGCCAGGTGCCGGTGTTCGTGGCCCGCCAGCGCCTGCAGGCCGCCCAAGCCCTGCTGGCCGCCTACCCCGCCACCCAGCTCATCGTGTGTGACGACGGCCTGCAGCACCACGCCCTGCGCCGCGACCTGGAAATCTGCATTTTTGACGACCGCGGCGTGGGCAACGGCTTTTTGCTGCCCGCCGGGCCGCTGCGCGAAACCTGGCCGCGGCCTGTCGATCTGGTGCTGCACAGCGGCGCGCACCCCGCCTTCGCCGGTTGGCGCGCCCAGCGCCGCCTGGCCGACTACGCCGTGCGGTTGGACGGCAGCCGCGTGCCGCTGGCCTCGCTGCGCGGCACTCCGGTGCTGGCCGTTGCCGCCATCGCCCAGCCAGAAAGCTTTTTCAGCATGCTGCGTGCGTCAGGCCTTTCATTGGCAGAAACCCGGGCTTTGCCCGATCACTACAACTTTGATAGCTGGTCACGCTCTCCAGATCAGCACAAGATCGTGATTTGCACCGAAAAAGATGCGGTCAAACTTTGGCAACACCAGAGCGATGTCCTGGCCATACCCCTGGTGCTGGCGATCGATGCGGGCTTCTGGGCCGCACTCGACCAGCGGGTCGATCCCTGGCTATCATTAACATCCCCCTAG
- the kdsB gene encoding 3-deoxy-manno-octulosonate cytidylyltransferase, with protein MRFTVLIPARLASTRLPNKPLALLGGVPMVVRTAQRARLSQAQRTVVVTDSAAILEACAAHGIEAVLTRADHPSGSDRLAEACTLLGLDGDDLVVNVQGDEPLIDPTLINDVATLLEQRPGASMATAAHAIASLADFTNPNVVKVVLDAQQHALYFSRAPIPWWRDGATPDKSFQSLPSPAPLRHIGIYAYRAGFLRLFPTLPQAPIEVSEALEQLRAQWHGYRIAVHTSAHAPGAGVDTPEDLERVSKLY; from the coding sequence ATGCGCTTCACCGTCCTGATCCCCGCCCGGCTGGCCTCCACCCGCCTGCCCAACAAGCCGCTGGCCCTGCTGGGCGGCGTGCCCATGGTGGTCCGCACCGCCCAGCGCGCCCGCCTGTCCCAGGCCCAGCGCACCGTGGTGGTGACCGACAGCGCCGCCATCCTGGAGGCCTGCGCCGCCCACGGCATCGAGGCCGTGCTGACCCGTGCCGACCACCCCTCCGGCAGCGACCGCCTGGCCGAAGCCTGCACCCTGCTGGGCCTGGATGGCGACGACCTGGTGGTCAACGTGCAAGGCGACGAGCCGCTCATCGACCCCACGCTGATCAACGACGTGGCCACCCTGCTGGAGCAGCGCCCCGGCGCCAGCATGGCCACCGCCGCCCACGCCATCGCCAGCCTGGCCGACTTCACCAACCCCAACGTCGTCAAAGTGGTGCTGGACGCGCAGCAACACGCCCTGTACTTCAGCCGCGCGCCCATCCCCTGGTGGCGCGACGGGGCCACACCCGACAAAAGCTTCCAGAGCCTGCCCAGCCCGGCACCGCTGCGCCACATAGGGATTTACGCCTACCGCGCCGGATTTTTGCGCCTGTTTCCCACCCTGCCCCAGGCGCCGATCGAGGTCAGCGAAGCCCTGGAACAGCTGCGCGCCCAATGGCACGGCTACCGCATCGCGGTGCACACAAGCGCGCATGCACCGGGTGCAGGTGTGGACACGCCGGAAGACCTGGAGCGTGTAAGCAAACTGTACTAA
- the xseA gene encoding exodeoxyribonuclease 7 large subunit encodes MVGHPNPALVPQIWPVGALCRAIADTLEARFNPVAVRGEISGFSRASSGHCYFNLKDGQGQIRCAMFRRAASLLDFAPRDGELVEVRGRLGVYEPRGDLQLIVESMGRAGQGALFEQFLRLKAQLEAEGLFDPARKRPLPLLPRGIGVVTSLGAAALHDVVAALQRRVPHIPVVLAPALVQGAAAPGELVKALLNLYQYTQDGPAQAGDLAPKNNVHIDLILLVRGGGSLEDLWGFNDEQLARTIARSPVPIVSGVGHETDFTIADFVADLRAPTPTAAAELAAQPRDVWLGALGLAAQRLQDAVTRQLDTQAQRLDSAAQRLGRPSGLVARQQWKLGQQAQRLRYAVLSNIERKKSTHRATEAVFPQKVKTALEQQHARLERAGRSLALLDPLLVLQRGYALLRTAQGAPLTSVAQAVPGQAATAVLADGEVDLHVLQTRRN; translated from the coding sequence ATGGTGGGCCACCCAAATCCAGCATTGGTGCCGCAAATCTGGCCAGTTGGCGCGCTGTGCCGCGCCATTGCTGACACTTTGGAGGCGCGCTTCAATCCTGTGGCGGTGCGCGGGGAGATTTCGGGCTTCTCGCGCGCATCCAGCGGGCATTGCTACTTCAACCTCAAAGACGGGCAAGGCCAAATCCGCTGTGCCATGTTCCGCCGCGCCGCCAGTTTGCTGGACTTTGCGCCGCGCGACGGCGAGCTGGTCGAGGTGCGGGGTCGCCTGGGCGTGTATGAGCCCCGCGGGGATTTGCAGCTCATCGTGGAAAGCATGGGCCGGGCCGGGCAGGGTGCCTTGTTCGAGCAGTTCCTGCGGCTCAAGGCGCAGCTGGAGGCCGAGGGCCTGTTCGACCCGGCCCGCAAGCGCCCGCTGCCGCTGTTGCCGCGGGGCATCGGCGTGGTCACATCTTTGGGTGCGGCGGCTTTGCATGACGTGGTGGCGGCCCTGCAGCGTCGCGTGCCGCACATCCCGGTGGTGCTGGCCCCGGCCCTGGTGCAGGGCGCCGCGGCTCCGGGTGAACTGGTCAAGGCGCTATTGAATTTATACCAGTACACGCAGGATGGGCCAGCGCAAGCGGGCGATTTGGCGCCCAAAAATAATGTGCACATCGACTTGATTTTGCTGGTGCGTGGCGGCGGCTCGCTGGAAGATTTGTGGGGCTTCAACGACGAGCAACTGGCCCGCACCATCGCCCGCAGCCCGGTGCCCATCGTCAGCGGCGTGGGGCACGAAACCGACTTCACCATTGCCGACTTTGTGGCCGACCTGCGCGCCCCCACGCCCACCGCCGCCGCCGAGCTGGCCGCCCAGCCGCGCGATGTCTGGCTGGGGGCCCTGGGCCTGGCCGCCCAGCGCCTGCAGGATGCCGTGACGCGCCAGCTCGACACCCAGGCCCAGCGGCTGGACAGTGCCGCCCAGCGCCTGGGCCGCCCGTCCGGCCTGGTGGCGCGCCAGCAGTGGAAGCTGGGCCAGCAGGCGCAGCGGCTGCGCTATGCCGTGCTATCGAATATAGAGCGCAAGAAGTCCACCCACAGAGCGACAGAAGCTGTTTTTCCTCAAAAGGTCAAAACCGCCCTGGAGCAGCAGCATGCGCGCCTGGAGCGGGCGGGCCGCAGCCTGGCTTTACTCGACCCGCTGCTGGTGCTGCAACGCGGCTACGCCTTGCTGCGCACGGCCCAGGGCGCACCCTTGACCAGCGTGGCGCAGGCCGTGCCGGGGCAGGCTGCCACGGCCGTCCTGGCCGACGGTGAGGTTGATCTCCATGTCCTACAGACGCGCCGCAATTAG
- the hpr gene encoding hydroxypyruvate reductase encodes MNIVILDDYQDAVRKLECATKLEPYAAKVYTNTVKGLGQLSVRLKDADIIVLIRERTQLNRAVIEKLPRLKMIAQTGRIGAHVDVTACTERGIAVAEGVGSPTAPAELTWALILASSRRLPQYISNLKHGVWQQSGMKTASMPPNFGMGTVLKGKTMGIWGYGRIGQIVTTYARAFGMKVLVWGRETSRTRALADGVEVVDSKEALFAQSDVLSLHLRLNEETRGIVTLEDLSRMKPTSLLVNTSRAELIEPDALLAGLNRGHPGMAAIDVFESEPILQGHALLRLENCICTPHIGYVEQNSYELYFNAAFDNVLNFIKGTPTNIINPGALQVRR; translated from the coding sequence ATGAACATTGTGATCCTCGACGACTACCAAGATGCCGTGCGCAAACTCGAGTGCGCCACCAAGCTGGAACCCTACGCAGCCAAGGTCTACACCAACACCGTCAAGGGCCTGGGCCAGCTATCGGTGCGGCTCAAGGATGCCGACATCATCGTGCTGATCCGCGAGCGCACCCAACTCAACCGCGCGGTGATCGAAAAGCTGCCGCGCCTGAAGATGATCGCCCAGACCGGGCGCATCGGAGCCCATGTGGACGTCACCGCCTGCACCGAGCGCGGCATTGCGGTGGCCGAAGGTGTAGGGTCACCTACCGCCCCGGCCGAGTTGACCTGGGCGTTGATTTTGGCCTCGTCGCGGCGGCTGCCGCAGTACATCAGCAACCTCAAGCACGGGGTCTGGCAGCAGTCGGGCATGAAGACCGCGTCCATGCCACCCAACTTCGGCATGGGCACGGTGCTCAAGGGCAAAACCATGGGTATCTGGGGCTATGGCCGCATTGGCCAGATCGTCACCACCTATGCCCGTGCCTTCGGCATGAAGGTGCTGGTCTGGGGCCGCGAGACCTCGCGCACCCGGGCACTGGCCGACGGGGTGGAAGTGGTGGACAGCAAGGAAGCCCTGTTTGCGCAGTCGGACGTACTGTCGCTGCACCTGCGGCTGAACGAGGAAACCCGCGGCATTGTCACGCTGGAAGATCTGTCGCGCATGAAGCCCACGTCGCTGCTGGTCAACACCTCGCGGGCCGAACTGATCGAGCCCGACGCGCTGCTGGCCGGCCTGAACCGCGGCCATCCGGGCATGGCCGCCATCGACGTTTTTGAGAGCGAGCCGATTTTGCAGGGCCACGCCCTGCTGCGGCTGGAGAATTGCATTTGCACCCCGCACATCGGCTATGTGGAGCAAAACAGCTACGAGCTGTACTTCAACGCGGCGTTTGACAACGTGCTGAACTTCATCAAGGGCACGCCGACCAACATCATCAACCCGGGTGCACTGCAAGTGCGGCGCTGA